From the genome of Halobacteriovorax marinus SJ:
CAAAGAAGCATAGATTGAGAAAGAAGCTCTCTCTTGCTAGTGAGTGTGTAAAGAGACTTTCAAAGGCGTCGAAGTAATAACTAAAGTGAGAACCTGGCTGATTCTTCTTTATAAAGTCTCCCTTGTAAAGAAGCGCATTAAAGACACTCTTATTCCCTAGAATAAAGAGGAGCGTCTTCCACTTTCGCATAGAGAATTTATTATTATAATAATGGATTTGATCTGAGAGGTTATGAAACTTAAAGATCTGATCAAATTCTTTTCCAAAAAACTTTTGAACGACTTTGGCAAAGACTGCAAAAGTTCTCTCCCACTTCCCCATATAAAGAATTGATTCCCACTGCATCTCTCCAAAGACTTTTAGAAAATAGTCTTTACACTCAAACGAGAGATCTAGGCCCTTAAAAATTTCTCTTCTCTTAATTGCATAGTCATAAGCAGCGTATGGAGGGAAACCCCAAAAAGCGAGATAGTCATTAAAGTTAAGGGATTCAATCGTCACCTTTCTAAGCTCTGTGATAAATAATTGGGGTCTAGAAACATCCACGCAATAGAGATTTGATACATCTTTACTTAT
Proteins encoded in this window:
- a CDS encoding DUF3419 family protein, which encodes MVKKYFSDLNYTLGNEDTTLEYELVKKIKPKNILTIAGSGSRVVPLISKDVSNLYCVDVSRPQLFITELRKVTIESLNFNDYLAFWGFPPYAAYDYAIKRREIFKGLDLSFECKDYFLKVFGEMQWESILYMGKWERTFAVFAKVVQKFFGKEFDQIFKFHNLSDQIHYYNNKFSMRKWKTLLFILGNKSVFNALLYKGDFIKKNQPGSHFSYYFDAFESLFTHSLARESFFLNLCFFGKLSHEDANTIEAKKECFDRMKEGLSNGVNVNYVNSDLVSAAQSVPSGSLDFLSLSDVPSYFGGDLERDYMQELRPSLKKGAIVVLRSYLRVPESNLKGFVDITPKYSELLATEKVQMYIVQIFEYVGE